Proteins from a single region of Chrysemys picta bellii isolate R12L10 chromosome 25, ASM1138683v2, whole genome shotgun sequence:
- the NFILZ gene encoding NFIL3 like protein: MESFMAPLSTLSELGLHHGKNKLLRGKVSGPSRRKREFMPDEKKDTMYWEKRRKNNEAAKRSREKRRLNDFAMESQLSALSEENALLRAELLALKLHFGLISPDVYTHQAGSIQDFLGIYLRGHKAAAPFLEVEPLTRDGCFRTNGVVPRMVEPTEFAYKGLTPPRNLQSSDPKQTLLGTQYDLNPHQPKRLESAFKSTLCSPYFNYHFLEKYTCRFPSLDNARFLATSPSMAEAGNQGAKSPLDEDDEQQVPKISPLPHGSQLCPVEDPSRGRSYSALPHKLRIKTKALSSWEESGSDSR; the protein is encoded by the coding sequence ATGGAAAGTTTTATGGCACCGCTAAGCACCCTCAGCGAGCTGGGGCTTCATCACGGCAAGAATAAACTGCTGCGCGGCAAGGTGAGCGGGCCCTCGCGGCGCAAGCGGGAGTTCATGCCCGACGAGAAGAAGGACACTATGTACTGGGAGAAGAGACGCAAGAACAACGAGGCGGCCAAACGCTCCCGGGAAAAGAGACGACTCAATGACTTTGCCATGGAGAGCCAGTTGTCGGCTCTCAGTGAGGAGAACGCCCTCCTCAGGGCCGAGCTGCTGGCCTTGAAGCTGCACTTCGGTCTCATCAGCCCGGACGTCTACACCCACCAGGCCGGTTCCATCCAGGACTTCCTGGGGATTTACCTCAGAGGGCACAAAGCAGCCGCCCCTTTCCTCGAGGTGGAGCCCTTGACCCGGGATGGCTGCTTCAGGACAAACGGCGTTGTGCCCCGCATGGTGGAGCCCACTGAGTTCGCTTACAAAGGCCTCACCCCACCCAGAAATCTCCAGAGCTCTGACCCAAAGCAGACCCTACTGGGCACCCAGTATGATCTGAACCCTCACCAGCCAAAGAGGCTCGAATCAGCCTTCAAATCCACCCTCTGCTCCCCTTACTTCAATTACCACTTTCTGGAGAAATACACTTGCCGGTTCCCTTCGCTGGACAATGCCCGTTTCTTGGCCACTTCTCCCAGTATGGCTGAGGCAGGGAACCAGGGCGCCAAAAGCCCATTAGATGAAGATGATGAGCAGCAAGTGCCTAAAAtatcccctctcccccacggCAGCCAGCTGTGCCCTGTGGAGGACCCTTCCAGGGGCCGGAGCTATTCTGCCCTGCCTCACAAACTCAGAATTAAGACTAAAGCCCTCAGCAGCTGGGAGGAGAGTGGCTCTGACTCCCGTTGA